The Meriones unguiculatus strain TT.TT164.6M chromosome 1, Bangor_MerUng_6.1, whole genome shotgun sequence genome has a segment encoding these proteins:
- the Morn2 gene encoding MORN repeat-containing protein 2: protein MGIHTTPNGIVYTGSWKDDKMNGFGRLEHFSGAVYEGQFKDNMFHGLGTYTFPSGAKYTGNFNENRVEGEGEYTDIQGLQWSGTFHFTAAPGLRLKLYM, encoded by the exons ATGGGCATCCATACCACGCCTAACGGAATTGTCTACACAGGAAGCTGGAAAGATGACAAG ATGAATGGCTTTGGAAGACTTGAGCATTTTTCAGGAGCTGTGTATGAAGGACAATTTAAGGACAATATGTTTCATGGACTTGGAACTTACACATTCCCATCTGGGGCAAAATATACTGGAAATTTCAATGAAAATAG AGTGGAAGGTGAGGGAGAATACACCGATATCCAAGGCCTGCAGTGGAGCGGCACCTTCCACTTCACGGCGGCCCCTGGCCTGAGGCTGAAGCTGTACATGTAG